One genomic region from Acidimicrobiales bacterium encodes:
- a CDS encoding polyprenol monophosphomannose synthase, with protein MRTLVVLPTFDEADNIAEVLRRIRAATPEVDVLVVDDGSPDGTADLAEAAGREVGRVEVLRRPAKSGLGTAYRAGFRRAMATGYDVVVEMDADMSHDPSALPQLLRALDAGADLAVGSRYVPGGSIPDWKLHRRLLSRWGNRYASVVLDLDVRDTTSGYRAYRVEVLRRVDLDAVRADGYGFQIEMAYEVARAGGRVVEVPISFTDRVRGTSKMSGRIVVEALVLVTWWAVRDRVVRRGDRGGDALAAEPPPA; from the coding sequence GTGCGAACGCTGGTGGTGCTCCCGACCTTCGACGAGGCCGACAACATCGCCGAGGTCCTGCGCCGCATCCGGGCCGCCACCCCCGAGGTCGACGTGCTCGTCGTCGACGACGGCAGCCCGGACGGCACGGCCGACCTGGCCGAGGCGGCCGGCCGCGAGGTCGGCCGGGTCGAGGTGCTGCGCCGGCCGGCCAAGTCCGGCCTCGGCACCGCCTACCGGGCTGGGTTCCGCCGGGCCATGGCCACCGGCTACGACGTCGTGGTCGAGATGGACGCCGACATGTCCCACGACCCGTCGGCCCTGCCCCAGCTCCTCCGGGCCCTCGACGCCGGGGCGGACCTGGCCGTCGGCTCCCGGTACGTCCCCGGCGGGTCGATCCCGGACTGGAAGCTGCACCGGCGGCTGCTCTCCCGCTGGGGCAACCGCTACGCCAGCGTCGTGCTCGACCTCGACGTGCGCGACACCACCTCCGGCTACCGCGCCTACCGGGTCGAGGTGCTCCGCCGGGTCGACCTCGACGCCGTGCGGGCCGACGGCTACGGGTTCCAGATCGAGATGGCCTACGAGGTGGCGAGGGCCGGCGGCCGGGTGGTCGAGGTGCCGATCTCGTTCACCGACCGCGTCAGGGGCACGTCGAAGATGTCCGGCCGCATCGTGGTCGAGGCGCTCGTGCTCGTCACCTGGTGGGCGGTGCGGGACCGGGTCGTCCGCCGGGGCGACCGGGGCGGCGACGCCCTCGCCGCCGAGCCGCCGCCGGCCTGA